One Echinicola strongylocentroti DNA window includes the following coding sequences:
- the argC gene encoding N-acetyl-gamma-glutamyl-phosphate reductase yields the protein MTKIKTAVIGAAGYTGGELLRILVHHPNCELVYIHSNSQKGKKIDAVHPDLIGDSDLVFTDEVSTEGLDTVFLGLPHGQAKSFLEEHKFDDNTVIIDLSTDFRDESNGFLYGLPEVNASKTKGAKRIANPGCFATGIQLALAPAIATGLAKNDIHITGITGSTGAGKKLSETTHFSQRNQNVSVYKLFTHQHLKEINQTFGQLQADFDQNLLFVPYRGNFARGIWVTAYFPFDGSLDDAYKAYHDFYAEAAFTHVSEKDIDLKQVVSTNKCIVHLKKEAGQLVIYSAIDNLLKGASGQAVQNYNLAFGLDEKEGLRLKSVAF from the coding sequence ATGACTAAAATAAAAACGGCCGTCATCGGCGCTGCTGGATATACAGGAGGTGAATTACTGAGAATTTTGGTACACCACCCCAATTGTGAACTGGTGTACATCCACAGCAACAGCCAAAAAGGCAAAAAAATAGATGCAGTACACCCGGACCTTATCGGTGATTCCGATTTGGTCTTCACGGATGAAGTGAGCACCGAGGGACTGGACACTGTTTTCTTGGGATTGCCCCATGGGCAGGCCAAGTCTTTTCTGGAAGAACACAAATTTGATGACAACACCGTCATCATTGACCTGAGCACTGACTTCCGTGACGAATCAAATGGTTTCCTGTACGGCCTGCCTGAAGTAAATGCATCCAAAACCAAAGGAGCTAAGCGCATCGCTAACCCGGGCTGCTTTGCCACTGGAATCCAGTTGGCCCTGGCTCCTGCCATCGCCACTGGACTGGCCAAAAACGATATTCACATCACAGGTATCACCGGAAGTACAGGGGCAGGAAAAAAACTGAGCGAGACCACCCATTTCAGTCAACGAAACCAAAATGTATCGGTGTACAAGCTCTTTACGCACCAACACCTCAAAGAAATCAACCAAACTTTCGGGCAATTGCAAGCAGACTTTGATCAAAACCTGTTGTTTGTTCCCTACAGAGGTAATTTCGCCAGAGGAATTTGGGTGACGGCCTACTTCCCCTTTGATGGATCACTGGATGACGCCTATAAAGCCTACCATGACTTCTATGCTGAAGCGGCATTTACCCATGTATCGGAAAAAGACATTGACCTAAAACAGGTAGTAAGCACCAATAAATGCATTGTCCACTTGAAAAAAGAGGCAGGACAACTGGTGATCTATTCCGCCATTGACAATTTACTGAAAGGAGCATCCGGCCAGGCCGTCCAAAACTACAACCTTGCCTTTGGGCTGGACGAAAAAGAAGGTCTCAGGCTCAAAAGCGTCGCTTTCTAA
- a CDS encoding aspartate aminotransferase family protein, protein MKPFDVYPLINVTPVKASGSKIWDEQGTEYLDLYGGHAVISIGHSHPHYTKRIKEQLDNIAFYSNSVQIPIQKELANKLGALSGYADYDLFLCNSGAEANENALKLASFETGKKGFIAFTKGFHGRTSGAVALTDNPKIIAPFNEHENVHILPFNELEAVEKQLAAGSIAGVIVEGIQGVGGIQVPDPDFMLGLSKLTKQYGAKLILDEVQSGYARTGKFFAHQWVESLKPDLITVAKGMGNGFPIGGVLISPEFKASHGLLGTTFGGNHLACAAALAVLEVIEEENLIAAAAENGKAIMAALEKVAGVTEVRGKGLMIGFDLASEAAPVRSALIHKHKIFTGSSGGKHTIRLLPPLNIEPKALTLFVEKLEEVLKIKQA, encoded by the coding sequence ATGAAACCATTTGACGTATATCCCCTGATCAATGTCACTCCCGTAAAAGCTTCCGGCAGTAAAATCTGGGATGAACAGGGCACTGAATATTTAGATTTATACGGTGGCCATGCTGTGATCAGCATTGGACATAGCCATCCCCATTATACCAAACGGATCAAAGAACAGTTGGACAATATTGCCTTTTATTCCAACTCCGTTCAGATTCCGATCCAAAAGGAATTGGCCAATAAACTGGGAGCACTTTCCGGCTATGCCGATTACGACCTTTTCCTCTGCAATTCCGGCGCAGAAGCCAATGAAAACGCCCTAAAACTGGCATCGTTCGAAACCGGTAAAAAAGGTTTCATTGCCTTTACCAAAGGATTCCATGGCAGGACTTCTGGAGCGGTAGCCCTCACCGACAATCCCAAGATCATTGCCCCATTCAATGAGCACGAAAATGTGCACATCCTGCCTTTCAATGAGCTGGAAGCAGTGGAAAAACAGTTGGCAGCAGGATCCATTGCCGGTGTGATCGTAGAAGGCATTCAGGGAGTTGGTGGCATCCAAGTGCCTGACCCTGATTTCATGCTGGGGCTTTCCAAATTGACCAAACAATACGGTGCCAAACTGATCCTCGACGAGGTCCAATCCGGCTATGCCCGCACCGGAAAGTTCTTTGCCCATCAATGGGTCGAAAGCCTAAAACCTGACTTGATCACTGTAGCCAAAGGGATGGGCAATGGATTTCCTATCGGTGGTGTGCTGATCAGTCCTGAATTCAAAGCTTCACATGGCTTGCTGGGAACCACCTTTGGAGGGAATCACTTAGCGTGTGCGGCTGCTCTGGCGGTGCTTGAAGTCATCGAAGAAGAAAACTTGATCGCCGCAGCAGCAGAAAATGGAAAAGCCATCATGGCGGCATTGGAAAAAGTAGCAGGCGTAACAGAAGTACGAGGCAAAGGCTTAATGATCGGTTTTGATCTGGCATCAGAAGCGGCTCCTGTCCGCTCAGCACTGATTCATAAGCATAAAATCTTCACAGGAAGCTCCGGAGGCAAACACACTATTCGCCTGCTCCCGCCGCTGAATATTGAACCAAAAGCCTTAACTTTATTCGTGGAGAAACTAGAAGAAGTACTGAAAATAAAACAGGCTTAA
- a CDS encoding N-acetylornithine carbamoyltransferase has translation MKYYTQFENKSIADLLIQKALQYKKAPLSDSNLGKGKRIGLLFLNPSLRTRVSTQIAASNLGMESIVLNMDKESWALEMEDGVIMNQGKAEHIKDAAGVLGSYFDILALRAFPSLTNKDEDSEDFILHQFAKHSGLPLISLESAIRHPLQSLADMVTIQELKQKEKPKVVLTWAPHIKAIPHAVANSFAEWSIGCGHDVTITHPEGYELDERFTNGAKIEHDQDRALADADFVYVKNWSAFNEYGKILCTDESWMLNEQKLAQAPNAKVMHCLPVRRNVELSDEILDGPRSLVQHQAHNRIFAAQAALSELLK, from the coding sequence ATGAAGTACTATACCCAATTTGAAAATAAATCCATTGCCGATCTGCTTATTCAAAAAGCCTTGCAATATAAAAAAGCGCCACTTTCGGATAGTAACCTGGGCAAGGGAAAGCGAATTGGATTGTTATTTCTAAACCCTAGCCTCAGAACGCGCGTCAGTACCCAAATTGCCGCATCAAACCTAGGTATGGAATCCATTGTCCTGAATATGGACAAGGAAAGCTGGGCACTGGAAATGGAAGATGGAGTAATCATGAACCAAGGCAAAGCGGAACACATCAAAGATGCCGCAGGTGTATTGGGAAGCTATTTTGACATCTTGGCATTGCGTGCATTCCCTTCGCTTACCAATAAAGATGAAGACAGTGAGGATTTCATTCTACATCAATTTGCAAAGCACAGTGGCTTGCCCTTGATCAGTTTGGAAAGCGCCATCCGTCACCCTTTACAGAGCTTGGCTGACATGGTCACTATCCAAGAACTCAAACAAAAGGAAAAGCCCAAAGTAGTCCTCACTTGGGCGCCGCACATCAAAGCCATTCCCCACGCAGTGGCCAATTCCTTTGCGGAATGGTCCATTGGATGTGGACACGATGTGACCATCACCCATCCTGAAGGGTATGAGCTCGATGAGCGCTTCACCAACGGTGCCAAAATCGAACACGACCAAGACAGAGCACTGGCCGATGCGGATTTTGTCTATGTAAAAAACTGGAGTGCCTTCAACGAATATGGCAAAATCCTTTGTACTGACGAATCCTGGATGCTCAATGAACAAAAACTTGCGCAGGCTCCAAACGCCAAAGTCATGCACTGCCTACCAGTGAGGAGAAATGTAGAGCTTTCGGATGAAATCCTTGATGGGCCCCGGAGCCTTGTCCAGCACCAAGCCCACAACAGGATCTTTGCTGCACAGGCAGCCCTAAGTGAACTTTTGAAATAA
- the argB gene encoding acetylglutamate kinase, protein MKISIVKIGGNVIDDPAKLHEFLTLFARLEGKKILVHGGGVMASKFGQQLGIEPKMVDGRRITDEATLDVVTMVYAGMINKKIVAKLQHLEQNAMGFTGADGNLIRSVKRPVLDIDYGFVGDVKEIDTELLDVLLKNNIVPVFSAITHDRKGNLLNTNADTIASEIATSMAVKHTVRLYFCFNKAGVLIDENNDDSLVPKINEDIYDELKRDNVIHSGMIPKLDNAFSALHKGVSNVWLGKAENLILASKGKKSGTDIERHRYDLY, encoded by the coding sequence ATGAAAATAAGCATTGTCAAAATCGGTGGTAACGTCATCGATGATCCTGCAAAACTACATGAGTTTCTGACGCTATTTGCCAGACTGGAAGGAAAAAAAATACTTGTCCATGGCGGCGGTGTAATGGCTTCCAAATTTGGCCAGCAATTGGGGATTGAACCCAAAATGGTAGACGGGAGACGCATCACGGATGAAGCGACCCTAGACGTCGTCACCATGGTTTATGCAGGAATGATCAATAAGAAAATCGTGGCCAAACTCCAGCACTTGGAGCAAAATGCCATGGGCTTCACTGGAGCTGATGGCAACCTTATCCGCTCAGTGAAACGCCCTGTATTGGATATTGACTATGGGTTTGTGGGTGATGTAAAAGAAATCGACACGGAGTTACTGGATGTGCTATTGAAAAATAATATAGTCCCTGTTTTTTCCGCCATTACACATGATCGAAAAGGCAATCTCCTCAACACCAATGCAGACACCATCGCCTCCGAAATAGCCACATCCATGGCGGTAAAACATACGGTAAGGCTGTATTTTTGCTTCAATAAAGCCGGTGTACTGATTGATGAAAACAATGATGATTCGCTGGTCCCCAAAATCAACGAGGACATTTATGATGAACTCAAAAGAGATAATGTCATCCACAGCGGCATGATTCCTAAGCTGGACAATGCCTTCAGTGCCCTTCATAAAGGCGTGAGCAATGTGTGGCTGGGCAAAGCAGAAAACCTGATCCTAGCCTCCAAAGGCAAGAAATCAGGCACCGACATCGAAAGACACCGGTATGATCTTTATTGA
- a CDS encoding M20 family metallo-hydrolase: MQQLKEEAKQLLQQLIATPSLSREEENTAQVLADYLTKKGVQVKRSQNNVWATNKHFDPKLPTVLLNSHHDTVKPNNGYTKDPFKAIVEDGKLYGLGSNDAGGCLVSLIAVFVHFYDRKLPFNLILAATAEEEVSGKNGIASLLGEFPTIALAIVGEPTLLDVAVAEKGLMVIDATVTGKAGHAARDEGINALYEALPDLNALKDYTFKKVSDYLGESKVSATIIQAGSQHNVVPDKCVYTLDVRVTDSYTLQEALDELQEFLKADLQPRSMRLNSSALPKDHRIWEVIDQLSLKCYGSPTLSDQALIPYPSIKIGPGDSARSHTPDEFIHLEEIDQGIERYVAILDAYANLK, from the coding sequence ATGCAGCAGTTAAAGGAGGAAGCCAAACAACTTCTACAACAACTAATAGCGACCCCTTCCCTAAGTCGGGAAGAAGAAAACACCGCTCAGGTGCTGGCAGATTACCTGACCAAAAAAGGCGTACAGGTGAAGCGCTCACAAAACAATGTGTGGGCGACCAACAAGCATTTTGACCCTAAACTGCCCACTGTCCTCCTTAATTCCCACCATGATACTGTAAAGCCCAACAACGGCTACACCAAAGACCCGTTCAAGGCCATTGTGGAAGACGGCAAACTCTACGGACTGGGCAGCAATGACGCTGGTGGATGCCTTGTCAGCCTTATCGCTGTTTTTGTCCATTTCTATGACCGCAAACTTCCTTTTAACCTGATTTTGGCAGCTACTGCGGAGGAAGAAGTAAGTGGAAAAAATGGCATTGCCTCGCTACTGGGAGAATTTCCTACCATAGCGCTGGCCATCGTCGGAGAACCGACATTGCTCGATGTGGCCGTTGCTGAAAAAGGGCTGATGGTCATCGATGCCACCGTGACGGGAAAAGCCGGCCATGCCGCCAGAGATGAAGGCATCAATGCACTTTATGAAGCACTTCCCGACCTCAATGCACTTAAAGATTATACTTTCAAAAAAGTATCCGATTACCTGGGCGAAAGTAAAGTTTCGGCCACTATCATTCAGGCAGGATCACAGCACAATGTCGTTCCCGACAAATGCGTCTATACACTGGATGTCAGGGTCACGGACAGCTATACGCTTCAGGAGGCCTTGGATGAACTCCAGGAATTCCTCAAAGCCGACCTCCAACCAAGATCCATGCGGCTCAACTCTTCGGCATTGCCAAAAGATCACCGCATCTGGGAAGTGATCGACCAATTATCACTCAAATGCTATGGCAGCCCCACCCTATCTGATCAGGCATTGATCCCCTACCCCTCGATCAAAATCGGCCCCGGTGATTCTGCCCGTTCACATACACCGGACGAATTCATCCATTTGGAAGAAATAGACCAAGGAATCGAACGGTATGTGGCTATTTTAGATGCATATGCGAACTTGAAATAA
- the argH gene encoding argininosuccinate lyase, with translation MKLWQKNTTSTKEVEQFTIGRDPEFDIVLAPFDVLGSLAHATMLESINLLTKEELTTLRKGLKEIYQEIQEGTFKIDPGVEDVHSQVEFLLTERYGDVGKKLHSGRSRNDQVAVDLKLYYRAVIQEVLEDAKSLFDLLISLAEKHKNDLMPGYTHTQLAMPSSFGLWFGAMAESLAEDLELWLAAYNLADRNPLGSAAGYGSSFPLNRTMTTQLLGFKDMHFNVINAQNNRGKTEKSIAFAMAGMAGTLNRLSADIIIFMNQHFGFVKFPDNLTTGSSIMPHKKNPDVFELIRAKANQIQSGPQNLMMQMTNTTTGYHRDLQLLKETTFPDFEKLKDCLQITKFMLEHVEIKSGILDDKFYKHLFSVEVVNELVLQGMPFRDAYKKVGLDIESDDFSPHHAVNHSHEGSIGQLCLDEIKEKMETSLAKFDFSAIEASYQELLEA, from the coding sequence ATGAAACTTTGGCAAAAAAACACCACCAGCACCAAGGAAGTAGAACAGTTCACCATTGGACGTGATCCCGAATTTGACATCGTGCTGGCACCTTTTGATGTATTGGGTTCTTTGGCGCATGCCACGATGCTCGAAAGCATCAACCTGCTTACCAAAGAAGAGCTGACGACCCTTAGAAAAGGACTAAAGGAAATCTATCAGGAAATCCAGGAAGGTACTTTTAAAATTGACCCGGGGGTCGAAGATGTCCATTCACAAGTGGAGTTTTTACTGACAGAGCGCTATGGTGACGTGGGCAAAAAACTGCACAGTGGCCGGTCTAGAAACGACCAAGTAGCTGTGGACCTGAAATTGTACTACCGTGCGGTCATCCAAGAGGTACTGGAAGATGCCAAGTCACTCTTTGACCTACTGATCAGTTTAGCGGAGAAGCATAAAAATGACCTCATGCCGGGCTATACCCACACACAGTTGGCCATGCCGTCCTCTTTTGGGCTGTGGTTTGGTGCCATGGCAGAGTCACTGGCAGAAGACCTGGAACTCTGGCTGGCGGCTTACAATCTCGCTGACAGAAACCCGCTAGGTTCTGCAGCAGGCTATGGTTCATCGTTTCCATTGAACAGGACCATGACCACCCAGCTACTTGGCTTCAAGGACATGCACTTTAATGTCATCAATGCCCAGAATAACCGCGGCAAGACAGAAAAATCCATTGCCTTCGCCATGGCAGGGATGGCAGGTACGCTGAACAGGCTTTCGGCAGACATCATCATTTTTATGAACCAGCATTTTGGTTTTGTAAAATTTCCTGACAACCTCACCACGGGATCCAGCATCATGCCGCATAAAAAGAACCCTGATGTCTTCGAGCTGATCCGTGCCAAGGCCAATCAGATCCAAAGTGGCCCCCAAAACCTGATGATGCAGATGACCAATACCACCACAGGCTATCACCGTGACCTGCAACTACTGAAAGAAACGACCTTTCCGGATTTCGAAAAACTCAAAGACTGTCTGCAGATCACCAAGTTTATGCTGGAGCATGTCGAGATCAAATCAGGCATTCTGGATGATAAATTCTACAAACACCTCTTCAGCGTAGAAGTGGTCAATGAACTGGTTTTGCAAGGCATGCCCTTCCGTGACGCTTATAAAAAAGTAGGCCTCGACATCGAAAGTGATGATTTCTCACCACACCACGCTGTCAATCACAGTCATGAAGGAAGCATCGGACAGCTGTGCCTTGACGAAATCAAAGAAAAAATGGAAACATCTTTGGCGAAATTTGACTTTAGTGCCATCGAAGCGAGTTATCAGGAATTACTGGAAGCATAA
- a CDS encoding MerR family transcriptional regulator yields the protein MPYKEREIEKKYYSIGEVAEKFNVATSLIRYWEGEFDIIKPKKDKKGNRRFTKEDIEKIGLIFHLVKEKGYTLQGAQEIIKKDQYEVSDKAGMVNRLKEIRDFLSEIRNNIHAEDNS from the coding sequence GTGCCGTACAAGGAAAGAGAAATAGAAAAGAAATACTACTCCATTGGTGAAGTAGCCGAAAAATTTAACGTAGCCACCTCGCTGATCCGTTATTGGGAAGGGGAGTTTGATATCATCAAGCCCAAAAAAGACAAAAAAGGCAATAGGAGGTTTACCAAAGAAGACATCGAAAAGATCGGCCTGATTTTTCACTTGGTAAAGGAAAAAGGCTATACGCTCCAAGGCGCCCAGGAAATCATTAAAAAAGACCAATACGAGGTTTCTGACAAAGCAGGAATGGTCAACCGCCTAAAAGAAATCAGGGATTTTTTGTCAGAAATCCGAAACAACATCCATGCAGAAGACAACTCATGA
- the dprA gene encoding DNA-processing protein DprA produces MQKTTHETLLYTIALSLIPKLGPYAFKNIVSYCGAAANFFTMPKGRAAKIPGIGSKLLAIRNQKDTYLKQAEKVLEDCEKHQITIHTYLDPSYPSRLKSFMDAPVLLFTKGSIDLNPKRSIGIVGTRNASDYGKNTTRKIVEGLAPFQPTVISGLAYGIDITSHRAALEFELPTIAVLGNSLESLYPAAHRSTAESMSENGGGLISEYAVGTAVHPSNFPARNRIIAALSDALIVVEAAKKGGALITAEIAYSYNREVFAVPGNLQNTYSEGCNNLIRSMKSSIYTGPRDIQEALSWTTSEENASQIAKSNIDLDQYTEQEQHILRILLEKNPLEIDQLSWQSQLPVSQVASLLLNLEFQGVVKALPGKKYQLV; encoded by the coding sequence ATGCAGAAGACAACTCATGAAACACTACTTTACACCATTGCATTAAGTCTGATTCCCAAATTGGGACCTTACGCCTTCAAGAACATCGTCAGTTATTGTGGGGCAGCAGCTAATTTTTTTACCATGCCAAAGGGACGGGCCGCAAAAATCCCTGGAATTGGCAGCAAGCTACTGGCTATCCGAAACCAAAAAGACACCTACCTAAAACAGGCCGAAAAAGTATTGGAGGATTGTGAAAAACACCAGATTACGATCCATACTTACCTTGACCCTTCCTATCCAAGCAGGCTGAAATCCTTCATGGATGCTCCTGTCCTACTATTTACAAAAGGGAGTATTGACCTCAATCCCAAAAGAAGCATCGGCATTGTGGGCACGCGGAATGCTTCTGATTATGGAAAAAACACCACCCGAAAGATCGTCGAAGGGCTGGCTCCTTTTCAGCCAACGGTCATCAGTGGCCTAGCTTATGGCATCGACATCACCTCACACAGGGCAGCATTGGAATTTGAACTCCCTACCATTGCGGTACTGGGCAATTCACTGGAAAGCCTCTACCCTGCCGCCCACAGAAGTACTGCTGAAAGCATGTCGGAAAACGGAGGAGGATTGATTTCAGAATATGCCGTTGGCACCGCAGTACATCCAAGTAATTTCCCCGCTCGAAACCGGATCATCGCTGCGCTATCAGATGCCCTGATCGTGGTGGAAGCTGCCAAAAAAGGTGGTGCGCTGATTACAGCAGAAATTGCCTACAGCTATAACCGGGAAGTTTTTGCCGTACCCGGAAACCTCCAAAACACCTACAGCGAAGGATGTAATAACCTGATCCGATCGATGAAATCCAGCATCTATACTGGTCCTCGCGACATCCAAGAAGCATTATCTTGGACCACCAGTGAAGAAAATGCTTCCCAAATTGCCAAAAGCAACATTGACCTCGATCAATATACAGAACAGGAACAGCACATACTCCGCATCCTTCTGGAAAAGAATCCTTTGGAAATCGACCAACTGAGCTGGCAAAGCCAACTTCCGGTCTCCCAAGTGGCTTCTCTCTTGCTCAACCTGGAATTTCAAGGTGTCGTCAAAGCACTTCCTGGCAAGAAATACCAGCTAGTTTAA
- a CDS encoding hydroxymethylglutaryl-CoA lyase gives MKIIECPRDAMQGRAEFIDTAIKAAYINQLLEVGFDTVDFGSFVSPKAVPQMRDTAEVLDLLDLFHSKSKLLAIVANVRGAQDAMQFEEIDYLGFPLSISETFQQRNTNKSITEALELVENLQNMCEVKGKTLVTYLSMGFGNPYGEPFSADIVAQFVGKLDERGVKIIALSDTIGVAEPTMIEKIFTTNIEAFPHIEFGAHFHSRPEGIAAKVEAGLRGGCKRFDGAIKGFGGCPMANDELVGNVATETLIGVLEKNHGDFGLNKEEFGEAMKLANFVFQ, from the coding sequence ATGAAAATCATCGAATGCCCCAGGGATGCTATGCAGGGACGTGCGGAATTTATCGATACGGCCATCAAGGCAGCTTATATCAATCAGCTGTTGGAAGTAGGATTTGACACGGTGGATTTTGGGAGTTTTGTGAGTCCTAAGGCCGTGCCGCAGATGCGCGACACCGCCGAAGTACTCGACCTGCTGGATTTGTTCCATTCGAAGTCCAAACTGCTGGCCATCGTGGCCAATGTCCGTGGTGCGCAAGATGCCATGCAATTTGAAGAGATCGATTACTTGGGCTTCCCATTGTCCATATCAGAGACTTTTCAGCAGCGGAATACCAACAAGAGCATAACCGAGGCACTTGAGCTGGTCGAAAACCTTCAAAATATGTGTGAGGTGAAGGGGAAGACATTGGTGACCTATTTAAGCATGGGATTTGGAAATCCATACGGGGAGCCCTTTTCTGCTGATATTGTCGCCCAATTTGTCGGTAAACTCGATGAACGTGGCGTTAAGATCATCGCTTTGTCCGATACCATTGGAGTGGCTGAGCCTACCATGATTGAAAAGATTTTTACGACCAATATCGAAGCCTTTCCGCATATTGAATTTGGCGCCCATTTTCACAGCAGACCTGAAGGCATAGCCGCGAAAGTAGAAGCGGGGCTCAGGGGAGGGTGCAAAAGGTTTGATGGAGCGATCAAAGGATTTGGTGGATGTCCGATGGCCAATGATGAGCTGGTAGGCAATGTGGCCACGGAAACGCTGATAGGTGTGTTGGAGAAAAACCACGGAGACTTTGGGCTGAACAAAGAGGAGTTTGGAGAGGCTATGAAGCTGGCTAATTTTGTTTTCCAGTAA